The following proteins are encoded in a genomic region of Pseudoxanthomonas suwonensis 11-1:
- a CDS encoding FAD/NAD(P)-binding protein, with amino-acid sequence MHRDHDIAIVGGGAAGTLAAIHLLRRAAPGLRIAMYEPSLHPGEGVAYSTRRPEHLLNVPAGKMSALPDEPGDFLAWLATRREYAGAGDQSSRYLPRRDYAAYLAQRLEEARTGSAATFELHHHRITALHRRADGLRLEWSGGSATAGRVLLATGNAPRPLPARGASALGAPRLLEAWDSEGLAAIAPDARVCIAGTGLSMVDAVLTLAACGHRGPVHLLSRHGLLPLAHAPDSPVDTGLEVDALLALDLRARLRVLRQRVAEAAAGGRPWQAVLERLRPRVQALWRSLDAADQRRFLRHVVRYWDIHRHRIAPEADAVLQDLVRSGRLQLHRARLDLVTSGTRCVHIGARDRHGAVVALDVEHVINATGVEMRVQAMRNPLLEQLLGDGLAVPGAHGIGLATDMDGRMRDASDMARDDLRVVGSLRIGEAWESLAVPELRQQAQAVAEAWTGVAVAA; translated from the coding sequence ATGCATCGTGACCACGACATCGCCATCGTCGGCGGCGGAGCCGCCGGGACCCTGGCGGCGATCCACCTGCTGCGCCGGGCCGCGCCCGGCCTGCGGATCGCGATGTACGAGCCGTCCCTGCACCCGGGCGAAGGCGTGGCCTATTCCACCCGTCGTCCCGAGCACCTGCTCAACGTGCCGGCCGGGAAGATGTCGGCCCTCCCGGACGAACCGGGCGACTTCCTGGCCTGGCTGGCCACCCGCCGGGAATACGCCGGCGCCGGCGACCAGTCCAGCCGCTACCTGCCGCGCCGCGACTACGCCGCCTACCTGGCCCAGCGCCTGGAAGAAGCCCGTACCGGCAGCGCGGCCACCTTCGAACTGCACCACCACCGCATCACCGCCCTGCACCGCAGGGCCGATGGCCTGCGCCTGGAATGGTCCGGTGGCAGCGCCACCGCCGGCCGCGTGCTGCTGGCCACCGGCAATGCGCCGAGGCCACTGCCGGCCCGTGGCGCCAGCGCCCTGGGCGCACCGCGCCTGCTCGAGGCCTGGGACAGCGAAGGACTGGCCGCGATCGCGCCCGACGCGCGGGTGTGCATCGCCGGCACCGGCCTGAGCATGGTCGACGCTGTCCTGACCCTGGCCGCCTGCGGCCATCGCGGCCCGGTGCACCTGCTCTCGCGCCACGGCCTGCTGCCGCTGGCGCACGCCCCGGATTCGCCGGTCGACACCGGCCTGGAGGTCGACGCGCTGCTGGCCCTGGACCTGCGCGCACGACTGCGGGTCCTGCGCCAGCGCGTGGCCGAAGCCGCGGCCGGCGGCCGGCCGTGGCAGGCGGTGCTGGAGCGCCTGCGTCCGCGCGTCCAGGCGCTGTGGCGCTCGCTGGACGCCGCAGACCAGCGCCGCTTCCTGCGCCATGTCGTGCGCTACTGGGACATCCACCGCCACCGCATCGCGCCCGAGGCCGATGCCGTGCTCCAGGACCTGGTCCGCAGCGGCCGCCTGCAGCTGCACCGCGCGCGCCTGGACCTGGTCACCAGCGGCACCCGCTGCGTGCACATCGGCGCGCGCGACCGCCACGGCGCGGTCGTGGCACTGGATGTCGAGCACGTCATCAATGCCACCGGCGTGGAGATGCGCGTGCAGGCCATGCGCAACCCGCTGCTGGAACAGCTTCTGGGCGACGGCCTGGCCGTTCCCGGCGCGCATGGCATCGGCCTGGCCACCGACATGGACGGACGCATGCGCGATGCCAGCGACATGGCGCGCGACGACCTGCGGGTGGTCGGCAGCCTGCGCATCGGCGAGGCCTGGGAAAGCCTGGCGGTGCCGGAGCTGCGCCAGCAGGCGCAGGCCGTGGCCGAGGCCTGGACCGGAGTCGCCGTCGCCGCCTAG
- the rpmG gene encoding 50S ribosomal protein L33, whose translation MASKRDKIRLISSAGTGHFYTTDKNKKNTPGKMEIKKYDPTIRKHVIYKEGKIK comes from the coding sequence ATGGCTTCCAAGCGCGACAAGATCCGCCTGATCTCCTCGGCCGGCACCGGCCACTTCTACACCACCGACAAGAACAAGAAGAACACGCCCGGCAAGATGGAGATCAAGAAGTACGATCCGACCATCCGCAAGCACGTGATCTACAAGGAAGGCAAGATCAAGTAA
- a CDS encoding GH36-type glycosyl hydrolase domain-containing protein, translating to MSGVENRDSVPGVGAFVDQGRRFVLASPTAMPQASTFLWNRKMLLQLNCRGYATAQFMQPEPAKYAHAPTLEARTFMQPEQPYYAHHPGRFVYVRDEDSGSLFSAPHAPVNRVPDEFAFSVGAGDVAWTVHCHGIELEMRVRLAAEDVAELWSVRVRNVSGRRRRISVYPYFPVGYMSWMNQAGRYSPELGGIVCSSVTPYQKVADWFRQRDFKDLTVLLHERAPDAWEANQSAFEGEGGLHAPDSVVRRETLACGDALYETPTTALQYRLVLEADQEEELRFLFGPAHDEAEVRELRGRHLSAEGFAAAEAATARYLGEGAGCVRIESPDAWLDHFTNRWLPRQVYYHGDSNRLTTDPQTRNFLQDHMGMAYLRPSTARASFLHALSQQAADGAMPDGILLVDGAELKYINQVPHTDHCVWLPVCLQAYLDETGDDAILDEVVAGSDGHSATVAERVDRAMHWLLAQRDERGLSYIAQGDWCDPMNMVGWKGRGVSGWLSLATAHALRLWADISARRGRPDAAFREGADAFNEAVNQHLWDGDWYGRGITDDGVVFGVRADSEGRIYLNPQSWAMLSGAADEARRSKLLHAVDDQLVSPYGAAMLDPPYTGMREDVGRLTQKFPGSAENGAVYNHAAAFYLHALYRAGESDRAWQVLRAMLPGPDPQDCLQRGQLPVFVPNYYRGAWRLHPRTAGRSSQLFNTGTAAWLYRCLVEDLFGLRGEGQALRIAPQLPSHWNSARASRRFRGAQVELEVERVAGVQAMRVHVDGELLADGLLQPVESGRSYRVRVELPLAGYSAA from the coding sequence ATGAGCGGCGTGGAGAACAGGGACAGCGTGCCCGGGGTGGGCGCATTCGTGGACCAGGGCCGGCGCTTCGTGCTGGCCAGCCCGACGGCGATGCCGCAGGCGTCGACCTTCCTGTGGAACCGCAAGATGCTGCTGCAGCTCAACTGCCGCGGCTATGCCACCGCGCAGTTCATGCAGCCGGAGCCGGCCAAGTACGCGCACGCGCCGACACTCGAGGCCAGGACCTTCATGCAGCCGGAGCAGCCGTACTACGCGCACCATCCCGGCCGCTTCGTCTATGTCCGCGACGAGGACAGCGGCAGCCTGTTCTCGGCGCCGCATGCACCGGTCAACCGGGTGCCGGACGAGTTCGCGTTCTCGGTGGGCGCCGGCGACGTGGCCTGGACGGTGCATTGCCATGGCATCGAGCTGGAAATGCGCGTGCGCCTGGCGGCCGAGGACGTGGCCGAGCTGTGGAGCGTGCGCGTGCGCAACGTGTCCGGGCGCAGGCGCCGGATCAGCGTCTACCCGTATTTCCCGGTCGGCTACATGTCATGGATGAACCAGGCCGGGCGCTACAGCCCGGAGCTGGGCGGCATCGTCTGCAGCAGCGTCACCCCGTACCAGAAGGTCGCCGACTGGTTCCGCCAGCGCGACTTCAAGGACCTGACCGTGCTGCTGCACGAGCGCGCGCCCGATGCATGGGAGGCCAACCAGTCCGCGTTCGAGGGCGAGGGTGGCCTGCACGCGCCCGATTCGGTGGTCAGGCGCGAGACCCTGGCCTGTGGCGATGCGCTGTACGAAACCCCGACCACGGCCCTGCAGTACCGGCTGGTGCTGGAAGCCGACCAGGAAGAGGAATTGCGTTTCCTGTTCGGACCGGCGCATGACGAGGCCGAGGTGCGCGAACTGCGCGGACGCCACCTGTCCGCCGAAGGTTTCGCCGCGGCCGAAGCCGCGACCGCGCGCTACCTCGGGGAGGGCGCCGGCTGCGTGCGGATCGAGTCGCCAGATGCCTGGCTGGACCACTTCACCAACCGCTGGCTGCCGCGCCAGGTCTACTACCACGGCGACTCCAACCGCCTGACCACCGATCCGCAGACGCGCAACTTCCTGCAGGACCACATGGGCATGGCCTACCTGCGGCCGTCCACCGCGCGTGCCTCGTTCCTGCACGCGCTGTCGCAGCAGGCCGCCGACGGGGCCATGCCCGACGGCATCCTGCTGGTGGACGGCGCGGAGCTGAAGTACATCAACCAGGTGCCGCATACCGACCACTGCGTGTGGCTGCCGGTATGCCTGCAGGCCTACCTGGACGAGACCGGCGACGACGCCATCCTCGATGAGGTCGTGGCCGGCAGCGACGGCCACAGCGCTACCGTGGCCGAGCGCGTGGACCGCGCCATGCACTGGCTGCTGGCGCAGCGCGACGAACGCGGGCTCAGCTACATCGCCCAGGGCGACTGGTGCGACCCGATGAACATGGTCGGCTGGAAGGGCCGCGGCGTGTCCGGCTGGCTGTCGCTGGCCACCGCGCACGCGCTGCGCCTGTGGGCCGACATCAGCGCGCGCCGCGGCCGTCCGGATGCGGCGTTCCGCGAGGGTGCCGACGCGTTCAACGAAGCGGTCAACCAGCACCTGTGGGACGGCGACTGGTACGGCCGCGGCATCACCGACGACGGCGTGGTGTTCGGCGTGCGCGCCGACAGCGAAGGGCGCATCTACCTCAACCCGCAGAGCTGGGCGATGCTCAGTGGTGCCGCCGACGAGGCGCGGCGCTCGAAGCTGCTGCACGCGGTGGACGACCAGCTGGTCTCGCCCTACGGCGCGGCGATGCTGGATCCGCCGTACACCGGCATGCGCGAGGACGTGGGACGGCTGACCCAGAAGTTCCCCGGTTCGGCCGAGAATGGCGCGGTGTACAACCACGCCGCCGCGTTCTACCTGCACGCGCTCTACCGCGCGGGCGAGAGCGACCGCGCCTGGCAGGTGCTGCGGGCGATGCTGCCGGGACCCGATCCGCAGGACTGCCTGCAGCGCGGCCAGCTGCCGGTGTTCGTGCCCAACTACTACCGCGGCGCGTGGCGCCTGCACCCGCGCACCGCCGGCCGCTCCAGCCAGCTGTTCAACACCGGCACCGCGGCCTGGCTGTACCGCTGCCTGGTCGAGGACCTGTTCGGCCTGCGTGGCGAAGGCCAAGCCCTGCGGATCGCGCCGCAGCTGCCCTCGCACTGGAACTCCGCCAGGGCATCGCGGCGGTTCCGCGGCGCACAGGTCGAGCTGGAGGTCGAGCGCGTGGCGGGCGTGCAGGCGATGCGCGTGCACGTGGATGGCGAGCTGCTTGCCGATGGCCTGCTGCAGCCGGTCGAGTCCGGTCGCAGCTACCGCGTGCGGGTGGAGCTGCCGCTGGCCGGGTACAGCGCGGCATGA
- a CDS encoding lipid-A-disaccharide synthase N-terminal domain-containing protein, with product MLDQPLEWLYWTGLHVTGWKLIGYTGALMFGARWLVQFVASRRAGRPVIPRLFWYMSVAGSLMTLSYFLFSSKQDSVGVLQNIFPAFTALYSLHLDIRHRGWKGDKAPM from the coding sequence ATGCTCGACCAGCCGCTGGAATGGCTCTACTGGACCGGCCTGCACGTCACCGGCTGGAAGCTGATCGGCTACACCGGCGCACTGATGTTCGGCGCCCGCTGGCTGGTCCAGTTCGTGGCGTCCAGGCGCGCCGGGCGGCCGGTGATCCCGCGCCTGTTCTGGTACATGAGCGTGGCCGGCAGCCTGATGACCCTCAGCTACTTCCTGTTCTCGTCCAAGCAGGACTCGGTGGGCGTGCTGCAGAACATCTTCCCGGCCTTCACCGCCCTCTACAGCCTGCACCTGGACATCCGCCACCGCGGCTGGAAGGGCGACAAGGCGCCGATGTAG
- a CDS encoding ParB/RepB/Spo0J family partition protein — protein MATAKKRGLGRGLEALLGPKGAAAAAASPAATLPEQLEQPQPGDVLRTLPVGQLQPGKYQPRRDMDPAKLEELSASIQAQGVIQPIVVREIGPDRYEIVAGERRWRASQLAGLAEVPVVLRELDDRTVIAMALIENIQREDLNPLEEAQALQRLIDEFALTHAEAAAAVGRSRAAVSNLLRLLDLPPAIRALVEARRLEMGHARALLTLSPDLASKLAHEAAENGWSVREVEHRAQQFAAGKVPVTGNAARKAKASREQQPDIASLETELSESLGAKVAIAHGRGGKGKLVIHYTDLDTLDGVLERLRAQRG, from the coding sequence ATGGCTACCGCCAAGAAGCGCGGCCTCGGCCGCGGCCTGGAAGCCCTGCTCGGCCCCAAGGGCGCCGCGGCCGCCGCCGCGTCCCCGGCCGCCACGCTGCCGGAACAGCTCGAGCAGCCGCAGCCGGGCGACGTCCTGCGCACCCTGCCGGTAGGCCAGCTGCAGCCGGGCAAGTACCAGCCGCGCCGCGACATGGACCCGGCCAAGCTGGAGGAGCTGTCGGCCTCGATCCAGGCCCAGGGCGTGATCCAGCCGATCGTGGTGCGCGAGATCGGCCCGGACCGCTACGAGATCGTGGCCGGCGAGCGCCGCTGGCGCGCCTCGCAGCTGGCCGGCCTGGCCGAGGTGCCGGTGGTCCTGCGCGAGCTGGACGACCGCACGGTCATCGCCATGGCGCTGATCGAGAACATCCAGCGCGAGGACCTCAACCCGCTGGAGGAGGCCCAGGCCCTGCAGCGGCTGATCGACGAGTTCGCCCTGACCCACGCCGAGGCCGCCGCCGCGGTCGGCCGCTCGCGCGCGGCGGTGTCCAACCTGCTGCGCCTGCTGGACCTGCCGCCGGCGATCCGCGCCCTGGTCGAGGCCCGTCGCCTGGAGATGGGCCACGCCCGCGCCCTGCTGACCCTGTCGCCGGACCTGGCCAGCAAGCTGGCACACGAGGCCGCCGAGAACGGCTGGTCGGTACGCGAGGTCGAGCACCGCGCCCAGCAGTTCGCGGCCGGCAAGGTCCCGGTCACCGGCAATGCCGCGCGCAAGGCCAAGGCCAGCCGCGAGCAGCAGCCGGACATCGCCTCGCTGGAAACCGAGCTGTCCGAGTCGCTGGGTGCCAAGGTGGCCATCGCCCATGGGCGCGGCGGCAAGGGCAAGCTGGTGATCCACTACACCGACCTGGACACGCTCGACGGCGTGCTCGAGCGCCTGCGCGCCCAGCGGGGCTGA
- a CDS encoding SDR family NAD(P)-dependent oxidoreductase: MTVLVTGAAGFIGAYTCQALAARGEHVIGLDNYNDYYDPAIKRDRVAALCPQVDIRALDLADRDGLAALFAEVRPVRVVHLAAQAGVRYSLQNPHAYVASNLEGFVNMLELCRHGGVGHLVYASSSSVYGDSATPPFSEEQRIDRPRSLYAATKAANELMAYSYAQLYGLRATGLRFFTVYGPWGRPDMAPLLFSRAVLAGRPIEVFNQGRMRRDFTHVSDIVAGILGALDRPAGNDLALHEVFNLGNHTPVELERFIGVIEQAAGVPARKVYKPMQPGDMIETMADTRRAAEAFGYEPRTPIEAGLPPVVHWCREYFGNHA, encoded by the coding sequence ATGACCGTCCTCGTCACTGGCGCCGCCGGCTTCATCGGCGCCTATACCTGCCAGGCCCTCGCCGCCCGCGGCGAACACGTCATCGGCCTGGACAACTACAACGACTACTACGACCCGGCGATCAAGCGCGACCGGGTCGCGGCGCTGTGCCCGCAGGTGGACATCCGGGCGCTGGACCTGGCCGACCGGGACGGCCTGGCCGCGCTGTTCGCCGAGGTCCGACCGGTCCGGGTGGTGCACCTGGCCGCCCAGGCCGGCGTGCGCTATTCCCTGCAGAACCCGCATGCCTACGTGGCCAGCAACCTCGAAGGCTTCGTCAACATGCTGGAGCTGTGCCGGCACGGCGGGGTCGGGCACCTGGTCTACGCCTCCAGCAGCTCGGTCTACGGCGACTCGGCCACCCCGCCGTTCTCCGAGGAGCAGCGCATCGACCGCCCGCGCTCGCTGTACGCAGCGACCAAGGCCGCCAACGAACTGATGGCCTACAGCTACGCCCAGCTCTACGGCCTGCGCGCCACCGGCCTGCGCTTCTTCACCGTGTACGGTCCCTGGGGCCGCCCGGACATGGCGCCGCTGCTGTTCTCGCGCGCGGTGCTGGCCGGCCGCCCGATCGAGGTCTTCAACCAGGGCCGGATGCGCCGCGACTTCACACATGTTTCTGACATCGTCGCCGGCATCCTTGGCGCGCTGGACCGTCCAGCGGGGAACGACTTGGCGTTGCACGAGGTGTTCAACCTCGGCAACCACACGCCGGTGGAGCTGGAGCGCTTCATCGGCGTGATCGAGCAGGCGGCCGGCGTCCCCGCACGGAAGGTCTACAAGCCGATGCAGCCCGGTGACATGATCGAGACCATGGCCGATACCCGCCGCGCCGCCGAGGCCTTCGGGTACGAACCACGCACCCCGATCGAAGCCGGCCTCCCGCCGGTCGTGCACTGGTGCCGGGAGTATTTCGGGAACCACGCCTGA
- a CDS encoding gluconokinase translates to MSAPVQVAVVMGVSGSGKTTLAQALAEAWDATFLDADDFHSEEARARMASGQPLTDEMRVPWVQRIASDLQRRVAAGERVTLAFSGLRRRHREMLRATGLPLRFLFLHGDAGLIAARMRQRSGHYMPVTLLDSQFATLEPPVGEDDVVPIAVALEPQAQLDAALQAIDATA, encoded by the coding sequence ATGAGCGCACCGGTACAGGTCGCGGTGGTGATGGGCGTGTCCGGCAGCGGCAAGACCACGCTGGCGCAGGCGCTGGCCGAGGCCTGGGACGCGACCTTCCTCGACGCCGACGACTTCCACAGCGAGGAGGCGCGGGCGCGCATGGCGTCCGGCCAGCCACTGACCGACGAGATGCGGGTGCCCTGGGTACAGCGCATCGCCTCTGACCTGCAGCGGCGCGTCGCCGCCGGCGAGCGCGTCACCCTGGCGTTCTCGGGGTTGCGGCGCCGGCACCGCGAAATGCTGCGCGCCACCGGCCTGCCGCTGCGCTTCCTGTTCCTGCATGGCGACGCCGGACTGATTGCCGCGCGCATGCGCCAGCGCAGCGGGCACTACATGCCGGTGACCCTGCTCGACAGCCAGTTCGCGACCCTGGAGCCGCCAGTGGGGGAGGACGACGTGGTCCCGATCGCGGTGGCGCTGGAGCCGCAGGCGCAGCTGGACGCGGCGCTGCAGGCGATCGACGCGACCGCCTAG
- the rpmB gene encoding 50S ribosomal protein L28, whose protein sequence is MSRVCQVTGKGVQTGNNVSHANNKTRRRFLPNLHERRFWVASENRWVKLRVSAAALRTIDKNGIDSVLAELRARGEKI, encoded by the coding sequence ATGTCCCGCGTTTGCCAAGTTACCGGCAAGGGCGTGCAGACCGGCAACAACGTCTCGCACGCAAACAACAAGACCCGCCGCCGTTTCCTCCCCAACCTGCACGAGCGCCGCTTCTGGGTGGCCTCCGAGAACCGTTGGGTGAAGCTGCGTGTTTCCGCTGCTGCCCTGCGCACCATCGACAAGAACGGCATCGACTCCGTTCTGGCCGAGCTGCGTGCCCGCGGCGAAAAGATCTGA
- a CDS encoding glycosyltransferase family 2 protein yields the protein MTEPQISVVVPVHNERDNIAPLVGEITAALRGRLPFEIVYVDDHSADDSLAVLRALKAGVPELRVLHHVAQSGQSAAVRTGVKAARAPWIATLDGDGQNDPADIPKLVAAREAADPQVKLFAGWRVDRQDSGSKRWASRWANRIRCRLLRDETPDTGCGIKLFEREVFLDLPYFDHMHRYLPALVQRAGWKTVSVPVAHRARTSGVSKYNNLGRALVGIRDLRGVAWLIARSHRTRVEEF from the coding sequence ATGACCGAGCCCCAGATTTCCGTCGTAGTTCCGGTCCACAACGAACGCGACAACATCGCCCCGCTGGTGGGCGAGATCACCGCCGCCCTGCGCGGGCGCCTGCCCTTCGAGATCGTCTACGTGGACGACCACTCGGCCGACGATTCGCTGGCCGTGCTGAGGGCCCTCAAGGCCGGGGTACCGGAGCTGAGGGTGCTGCACCACGTGGCCCAGAGCGGACAGAGCGCGGCGGTGCGCACCGGGGTCAAGGCCGCGCGCGCGCCATGGATCGCCACCCTCGACGGCGATGGCCAGAACGACCCTGCCGACATCCCGAAGCTGGTCGCAGCGCGCGAAGCCGCCGATCCGCAGGTGAAGCTGTTCGCCGGCTGGCGGGTGGACCGCCAGGACTCCGGTTCCAAGCGCTGGGCCAGCCGCTGGGCCAACCGCATCCGCTGCCGCCTGCTGCGCGACGAGACCCCGGATACCGGCTGCGGCATCAAGCTGTTCGAGCGCGAGGTGTTCCTCGACCTGCCCTACTTCGACCACATGCACCGCTACCTGCCCGCGCTGGTCCAGCGCGCGGGCTGGAAGACGGTGAGCGTGCCGGTCGCGCACCGCGCCCGCACCTCGGGGGTGTCCAAGTACAACAACCTCGGCCGGGCACTGGTGGGCATCCGCGACCTGCGCGGCGTGGCCTGGCTGATCGCCCGCAGCCACCGCACCCGCGTGGAGGAGTTCTGA